The genome window TTTATCAGGGGGTGAAAGTCCTTCGCTGGTCCAGTAAACAGACCTGGATGGATTATTTCAATCTGTGTCCTCTGTGTTTTATTGAACAGCTTTATATGCTTATATTCAAAAGAAATCAGgaatatagaaatatttcaGTTCTGACTGGAGGAGTTCCTGTAAAACACCAGATTATTGACTTTTGGGAATTCCCGGTTTTGAATGTGAAATATCAACTTGAAAAAGAATCTCAGCATGTGTGTCTGATCACATGGAGCTTTCCGGAAGAATGCAGATTTAAATCCATATTTAAAAATAGGATTTTAACTAATTATATGAAGGTAATTGACCAGACATATAGAATAATAGAGGAGATTTCTGTAATGACTCTTTGGCTGATGAATAAAACTGATAAACTTACACTAGAGGTCTAAGGGCTGTTGTTTCCCAGGGGGAATAAAGACATGAGGATGAAGCGGGTTTGAGAGAACAGAAGCTTACGGTAGCATTAAATtacagaaaaacatttcttGCTCTCTGATATTCTTACTCTTGTAGAGCCACACAAGAAAATAGTCCCGTCTCTAAAGCCCTATTCGGGGTGGATTAGTTTCctgtgtggaggtggtgtaatgcaGTTATTAATGGATTATTTCTGGGATTTTAGTCTGAATGCGTCGGGAGAAAGAGATCATAtcttttcatttcctctctttaAAACCTGCAGAGGAAATAACTCCAAGGTTCTGAATTGATTAGCGTTCCTCCAGACGTCTCCGAACAGTCCGAATGATACTTAGGAGCTCCAGTGCAACAGATTCAGAGATTTATTTAGCtgattttacatcatttcagtCAAACGTGAACCAGCATCTGCCCGTGTTGGAGTATTTCTTTAATGTatacttgtgtttttttttaaactcgcAGGGTGATGAATTGGCTGCGGGCTGGAAGTTTGGACGTGGTGGACGGGAGATGATCGGACGTGTCCTGAGCTGCTGCGTGTCCTTGTTGCGGTGTTGTGAGACGAGGAATGCCTCTGAGAGAGTCTGCCTTCCCTAATGGCTTCGTCGAGGCTCTTCACGCCCTGGGATGGGGCCTCATCTTCCCCTGTTTCTGGTTCCTGGACCGTCTCAttgccgtgtgtgtgtccatcacGCCGGAGCGCAGGCGGAGACTGGAGGAAGAGTGCTACCTCCACCCTCTCGAGGTCTTTTTTGGCTTCttgctcttcctcctcctgttcATCATCTCGGCGCCGTTCGCTTTGCTGGGTTTCCTGTTGTGGGCACCACTCCAGTGCGCTCGCCGTCCCTTCTCTTACATGCGGCGGGAGGTGACGATTAAGCTGCAGGACCGGAACGCCGGATGGGAGGAGTCTGGAAAGGTGACGTTTGTGCTTTTAAGTGCTAATGTGTGCCTCCTGCCCGGGGGCCTGGCGCGCTTTAATAACCTAGCTCACACGCAGCAGCGGGCGCTCCTCATCGGACGCAACATCGTCCAGGGCGTGAGCCGGCCGCATATCCGCATTTTCGTTGACTCGCCAAGTAGCTGCGGAGCCTTGAGCCCGTCCTCCAGCCTACTGAATGCTGGCTCCGCCTCCTACGGCACCGTTAACGCTCAGACACAGCCGGCAACACAGGAACAGGATGGAGACGTTTCTAAAAATTCACCGACAGAGGAACAAGCCATGGATGCTGATAAAGAAAACCCGCAAAAGTCCAGTGATGGTGCCGTGGCGAGCAATCACACGCACGAACTCCAAGTGAACGGGAGCCACGTGAAGCCTTCACGAGCGTTACACACACCCCTGGAGGTCTCAGCTCTGTTTCCTGCCAATGTGGACATCCTGTGCCTGCAGGAAGTGTTTGATAAGAGGGCGGCGGCCAAGCTGGCTGAGGTTTTGTCTCCGCTCTTTGGTCATATCCTGTATGACGTGGGCGTGTACGCCTGCAGCTCCGGCTCTGGCTTCAAGTTCTTCAACAGCGGCTTGTTGGTGGCCAGTCGCTACCCGGTGATGGAGGCGCAGTACCGCTGTTTCCCCAATGGACGAGGAGAGGACGCTCTCGCTGCTAAGGGCCTTCTCTCTCTGAAGGTGcacaaaaacactgaaacagaaacactgaaatGGGTTTCTTTAGTGATTGTTTAAATATGGTGTTAGTCCAGTGTCCGAgaagaacacaacaacaaatccggaaacacaaggacgaatcagacaaagcggaaaagcTAGGTCTAGcgttgcgaatggaattcttccctctgattggacgagacatcggtcactcaggatctacaggaagtccagcagtagctgcagcagtagaaagtggattggtgtgtgtatgaacacagctctgctcttatagcgttccttacatcctttaatctggaatagtttggtcttctgAAACATTcctgtttttagagatcgcagtctaatctttactccatgatacactatcagtatctccaacatcacaccatatgaacgtccttcctcacagtagagctgaatgaattCTGTTTTCATTTACTGCATGCACTACTgaataaaaatggtttaaagtgaaggcagaactccacacatgtacaagaaataaagttagatacacaatttcctacttcctgtagatcctgagtcaCAGATGTgtcatccaatcagagggaagaattccattcacacgctacacctaccttttccactctATCTTTTGTGCTTCTTGGCCACCGTGTGTTAGCATCTATAGTGGAATCTCAAACACCAATCAGCTCTGAATAaacttcacatttacattaagccacgcccacagAACTCCATACAAGGCAAAGAAAGCTGAAAATGCCAAAATTTCACTAATGTCTAAACAGTGGAAGAGTTCCTCCTcaatgcagagtgtgtgttagagttcaTCTGCAGTCGtaaacacaccataacacactccGTATCTCCCTttacagggtgccaatacttttgctaATGTGTTCATGTTCGGTTTTTCTGACAGGTACAAACAGGATTGGAGAAGGGAGAGAAGAAGCTGGTGGGGTTTGTTAACTGCACTCATCTTCACGCTCCAGGAGGTAGGAGGTTTTCACGTCTCACACGTTGTATTTTTATCTCTGAAGGCCTTCgtgtttttaaaatctttaagtTTCTAGTCTCAGTGcagatggtgaaggtgatgctgtggatttttttttgttctcttggTTTTAGGAGAAGGAGCGGTTCGATGTGAGCAGATGGACATGATCACCAAGTGGATCGAGGAGTTCCAGACCACCAGCAGGCAGCCGGACGAGGCGGTGGTGTTTGACCTGCTCTGTGGAGACTTCAACTTCGACAACTGCTCTCCAGGTGGGTCActaaaatcaacacacacaacaccccctctgtaatatacacacaatgAAGTACACAACATCCTTCCtcttttcagtatttttattcaatttgaataattattttatcattcagaaatgattttattttatttttttcatttttccaatatatctgtttatttttgcttccttatccttaatgttttttttatctttataacTCACGTACATTacaattttttcttttacattacaatgttttttattttatttttaatatttatttatttatttatttataattttgctagattacacacattattaatgtatattttattttaaatatttaattattttatttatttatttataattctgCTAGATTACGCacatattattaatgtatattttattttattattaatatttatttatttatttataattctgCTAGATTACACACATTATTAATGTAtatgttattttcttttctttttaatatttatttatttatttatttatttattcagttagttagttagttataatTCTGCTAGATTACACacatattattaatgtatattttattttatttttaatatttatttatttaatttatttatttataattttgctAGATTACACATTAttgatgtatattttattttatttttaatatttatttatttatttatttatttatttatttatttatttatttatttatttatttattattctgctagattacatacatattattaatatattttattttattttgtatttgtacgtttttttatttttttattttattatagtaaaTAATTTTTATCATAGaagatattattatatatttatatttcatatattgagaaaacaaaattcaaaaaatattttcttttctattttttttttttaaaccttgtcatgatctttctttttaattttaatatgatATAGGTATGAGAAGTAATTTCAGTAATAACCaactaatgaattattaatgagCTAACAAGCTTCCTAACTGAGTTTCTAACGTCAGAAACATTATTGTCATTATcagcattaaagtgtgtgtgtgtgtgtgtttgtgtgtgtgtgtgtgtgtgtgtgtgtgtgtgtgtagatgatgatCTGGA of Hemibagrus wyckioides isolate EC202008001 linkage group LG23, SWU_Hwy_1.0, whole genome shotgun sequence contains these proteins:
- the smpd5 gene encoding sphingomyelin phosphodiesterase 5, which codes for MPLRESAFPNGFVEALHALGWGLIFPCFWFLDRLIAVCVSITPERRRRLEEECYLHPLEVFFGFLLFLLLFIISAPFALLGFLLWAPLQCARRPFSYMRREVTIKLQDRNAGWEESGKVTFVLLSANVCLLPGGLARFNNLAHTQQRALLIGRNIVQGVSRPHIRIFVDSPSSCGALSPSSSLLNAGSASYGTVNAQTQPATQEQDGDVSKNSPTEEQAMDADKENPQKSSDGAVASNHTHELQVNGSHVKPSRALHTPLEVSALFPANVDILCLQEVFDKRAAAKLAEVLSPLFGHILYDVGVYACSSGSGFKFFNSGLLVASRYPVMEAQYRCFPNGRGEDALAAKGLLSLKVQTGLEKGEKKLVGFVNCTHLHAPGGEGAVRCEQMDMITKWIEEFQTTSRQPDEAVVFDLLCGDFNFDNCSPDDDLEQKHTLFNDYTDPCRAAAGREKPWAIGTLLQQPTLYDEDVNTPDNLQRTLESEELRKLFLAPPVPRGDTPLEYPEPGEAWVGRRIDYLLYRESTLTDRCHTEVEEFTYITQLATLTDHIPVGLRLGVTLDSSGS